A single Cucumis melo cultivar AY chromosome 4, USDA_Cmelo_AY_1.0, whole genome shotgun sequence DNA region contains:
- the LOC103486724 gene encoding probable methyltransferase At1g29790, translating to MGSVSLKIGDGTARFKRATLCSSALNILMLISVVTTNLFALYAFTYSPKDREIHTLDRTHKNISLISEQVSLILREIDVSQKKLAQMEKEILGYESIDLSRSNVANELKLFLQRHPLPLGKDSKSGITEMVASVGHSCEKSMDLLSQYMNYKVSGPCPDDWSLAQKLILRGCEPLPRRRCLAKSVPKVGLQPFPISLWKPVSDKIVMWSGLGCKNFQCLNSKKLGRDCVGCFDLINGFENQRFVKARGKNDFPIDDVLALSSGGIRIGFDIGGGSGTFAARMAEKNVTVITSTLNIDAPFSEFIAARGLFPLFLSLDHRFPFYDNVFDLVHASNGLDIGGKPEKLEFLMFDIDRILRAGGLLWLDNFYCANDEKKKALTRLIERFGFKKLKWVIGEKSESGKSEVYLSAVLQKPVRV from the coding sequence ATGGGTTCCGTTTCTTTGAAAATTGGAGATGGAACGGCAAGATTCAAGAGGGCAACTCTTTGTTCTTCAGCTCTCAACATTCTCATGCTCATTTCTGTGGTCACCACCAATCTTTTCGCATTGTATGCCTTCACTTACTCTCCCAAAGATCGCGAAATCCATACGCTTGATCGAACACACAAAAACATTTCATTGATATCGGAGCAGGTTTCTTTAATTCTTAGAGAGATCGATGTTTCTCAGAAGAAGCTTGCTCAGATGGAGAAGGAAATTCTTGGCTATGAGAGCATCGATCTCTCCAGATCTAATGTTGCAAATGAGCTCAAACTCTTTCTACAGCGTCATCCTCTTCCTCTTGGTAAAGATTCGAAAAGTGGAATCACTGAAATGGTTGCATCTGTGGGGCATTCATGTGAGAAATCTATGGATCTTTTGTCGCAGTATATGAATTACAAGGTTTCTGGACCTTGTCCTGACGATTGGAGCCTTGCTCAGAAGCTGATTCTTCGTGGATGCGAGCCATTGCCTAGGCGGAGGTGTTTGGCTAAATCTGTGCCGAAGGTAGGTTTACAACCTTTTCCTATATCTCTATGGAAACCTGTTAGTGATAAGATTGTTATGTGGAGTGGACTTGGATGTAAGAATTTCCAGTGTTTGAATAGTAAGAAATTAGGGAGAGATTGTGTTGGTTGCTTCGATTTGATTAATGGGTTTGAGAATCAGAGATTTGTTAAGGCTAGAGGGAAGAATGATTTTCCAATTGATGATGTTTTAGCTTTAAGTAGTGGTGGAATCAGGATAGGTTTCGATATTGGTGGAGGGTCTGGAACTTTTGCTGCTAGAATGGCTGAGAAAAATGTTACTGTCATAACCTCTACTCTGAATATTGATGCTCCATTCAGTGAATTCATTGCTGCAAGAGGATTGTTTCCTCTCTTCTTGAGTTTAGATCATAGATTCCCTTTCTATGACAATGTTTTTGATTTGGTTCATGCTTCAAATGGATTGGATATTGGTGGAAAGCCTGAAAAACTAGAGTTCCTTATGTTCGATATCGATCGGATCTTAAGAGCAGGTGGATTGCTGTGGCTGGATAACTTCTATTGTGCtaatgatgagaagaaaaaagctTTAACTCGCTTGATTGAGCGATTTGGATTCAAAAAACTGAAGTGGGTCATTGGAGAGAAATCTGAATCAGGCAAATCAGAGGTTTATCTGTCTGCTGTTTTACAGAAGCCTGTAAGAGTATGA
- the LOC103486723 gene encoding ubiquitin C-terminal hydrolase 12 — protein MTMMTPPPLDQEDEEMLVPHSDVVEGPQPMEAQVEPSGTVENQQVEDPPPIKFTWRIENFSRLNMKKYYSDSFSVGGYKWRILVFPKGNNVDHLSMYLDVADSGTLPYGWSRYAQFSLAVVNQVHKKYSIRKDTKHQFNARESDWGFTSFMPLSDLYDPSRGYLVNDTCIVEAEVLVRKVLDYWSYDSKKETGYVGLKNQGATCYMNSLLQTLYHIPYFRKAVYHMPTTENDMPSGSIPLALQSLFYKLQFNASSVATKELTKSFGWDTYDSFMQHDVQELNRVLCEKLEDKMKGTVVEGTIQQLFEGHHMNYIECINVDYKSTRKESFYDLQLDVKGCNDVYASFDKYVEVERLEGDNKYHAEEHGLQEAKKGVLFIDFPPVLQLQLKRFEYDFMRDTMVKINDRYEFPLQLDLDRENGKYLSPEADRSVRNLYTLHSVLVHSGGVHGGHYYAFIRPTLSDQWYKFDDERVTKEDTKRALEEQYGGEEELPQTNPGFNNTPFKFTKYSNAYMLVYIRESDKDKIICNVDEKDIAEHLRIRLKKEQEEKEDKRKYKAQAHLYAIIKVARDVDLQEQIGKDIYFDLVDHDKVRSFRIQKQVPFNLFKEEVAKEYGIPVQFQRFWIWAKRQNHTYRPNRPLTPQEEAQSVGQLREASNKANNAELKLFLEVELGLDLHPIVPPEKNKDDILLFFKLYDPEKGELRYVGRLFVKSSTKPIEILEKLNKMAGFDPDQEIELFEEIKFEPCVMCEHLDKRTSFRLSQIEDGDIICFQKSPIDSEECRYPDVPSFLEYVHNRQVVHFRTLEKPKEDDFCLELSKVHTYDEVVEKVAQRIGLDDPSKIRLTAHNCYSQQPKPQPIKYRGVDHLSDMLVHYNQMSDILYYEVLDIPLPELQGLKNLKVAFHHATKDEVVIHNIRLPKQSTVGDVINLLKTKVELSHPDAELRLLEVFYHKIYKIFPQNERIENINDQYWTLRVEEIPEEEKNLGPQDRLIHVYHFSKETAQNQMQVQNFGEPFFLVIHEGETLADVKVRIQKKLQVPDEEFSKWKFAFFSLGRPEYLQDSDIVSNRFQRRDIYGAWEQYLGLEHSDTTPKRSYAVNHNRATYEKPVKIYN, from the exons ATGACTATGATGACTCCTCCACCTCTCGAT CAAGAAGACGAGGAGATGCTTGTGCCACATTCGGATGTAGTGGAAGGTCCTCAGCCGATGGAAG CTCAAGTGGAGCCTTCTGGCACCGTGGAAAACCAGCAAGTGGAGGATCCTCCACCTATAAAATTCACATGGAGAATCGAGAACTTCTCTAGGTTAAACATGAAAAAATATTATTCTGACTCGTTTTCTGTTGGCGGATATAAATG GCGGATATTAGTTTTTCCAAAAGGAAACAACGTGGACCACCTGTCAATGTATTTGGATGTTGCAGACTCTGGAACGTTGCCATACGGGTGGAGTAGATACGCCCAGTTCAGCTTGGCTGTGGTTAATCAGGTCCATAAGAAGTATTCGATACGAAAAG ACACAAAACACCAATTCAATGCTAGAGAAAGTGATTGGGGTTTTACATCTTTCATGCCTCTCAGTGATCTTTATGATCCTAGTCGAGGGTACCTTGTAAATGACACATGTATTGTTGAAGCTGAGGTTCTGGTTCGTAAGGTTCTTGATTACTGGTCATATGATTCAAAGAAAGAAACTGGATATGTGGGTCTTAAGAATCAAGGGGCAACTTGTTACATGAATTCTCTTCTTCAGACACTTTATCATATACCTTACTTCAGAAAG GCTGTTTACCATATGCCGACAACCGAGAATGACATGCCTTCAGGAAGCATCCCTCTGGCTCTACAAAGTTTGTTCTATAAACTTCAGTTTAATGCCAGCAGTGTTGCAACTAAAGAGCTTACTAAGTCCTTTGGATGGGATACTTATGATTCTTTTATGCAACATGATGTGCAAGAACTCAACAGAGTTTTGTGTGAAAAGCTTGAAGATAAAATGAAG GGAACTGTTGTAGAGGGGACAATACAGCAGTTATTTGAGGGTCATCACATGAATTACATAGAATGCATTAATGTTGACTACAAATCTACAAGAAAGGAGTCATTTTATG ATCTCCAGCTTGATGTGAAGGGTTGTAATGATGTGTATGCATCTTTTGATAAGTATGTGGAAGTTGAACGTCTTGAGGGTGATAATAAGTATCATGCAGAAGAGCATGGCTTGCAG GAAGCTAAGAAGGGCGTCTTGTTTATTGACTTCCCTCCAGTCCTCCAACTTCAGTTGAAGAGGTTTGAGTATGATTTTATGCGAGATACAATGGTGAAG ATAAATGATCGCTATGAGTTTCCTCTTCAACTAGACCTTGATAGGGAGAACGGCAAGTATCTATCTCCAGAAGCAGATAGGAGTGTTCGCAACCTGTACACACTTCATAG TGTGCTGGTACATAGTGGTGGTGTCCATGGTGGGCATTATTATGCTTTTATCAGACCAACCTTATCTGATCAGTG GTACAAATTTGATGATGAGCGTGTAACAAAAGAAGATACGAAGAGAGCATTAGAAGAGCAATATGGTGGTGAGGAAGAG TTGCCACAGACCAACCCTGGTTTCAACAATACTCCCTTCAAGTTCACCAAATATTCTAATGCATATATGCTCGTGTACATCCGTGAAAGTGACAAGGACAAAATAATTTGCAATGTGGATGAGAAAGACATAGCCGAACACCTTAGG ATAAGGTTAAAGAAAGAGCAGGAGGAGAAGGAAGACAAGAGAAAATATAAAGCTCAGGCCCATCTCTATGCGATTATCAAG GTTGCACGAGATGTGGACCTTCAAGAACAAATAGGGAAGGATATATACTTCGATCTTGTTGATCATGACAAAGTTCGCAGTTTTCGTATTCAGAAACAAGTACCTTTTAATCTTTTCAAG GAGGAAGTTGCCAAGGAGTATGGCATACCAGTGCAATTTCAGCGGTTTTGGATTTGGGCAAAGAGGCAAAATCACACGTATCGCCCTAATCGGCCGTTGACTCCACAAGAAGAAGCACAATCT GTTGGGCAGCTGAGAGAAGCATCCAACAAAGCAAATAATGCGGAACTGAAGTTGTTTTTGGAAGTAGAGCTTGGATTG GATCTACATCCTATTGTTCCACCTGAGAAAAATAAAGATgatattcttcttttcttcaagCTTTATGACCCTGAGAAAGGAGAGCTGAG ATACGTAGGTAGGCTTTTTGTGAAGAGTTCAACAAAGCCtattgaaattttggaaaaattgaataaaatggCAGGCTTTGATCCTGATCAAGAGATTGAACTTTTTGAG GAAATAAAGTTTGAGCCTTGTGTCATGTGTGAACATCTAGATAAAAGGACTTCATTTCGACTAAGTCAG aTTGAGGACGGGGACATTATTTGCTTTCAGAAATCCCCTATTGATAGTGAAGAATGCAGATACCCTGATGTTCCATCCTTTTTGGAGTATGTACATAATCGTCAG GTTGTTCATTTTCGAACTCTAGAAAAACCCAAGGAGGATGACTTTTGCTTAGAGCT GTCAAAAGTTCATACTTATGATGAGGTCGTTGAAAAGGTGGCACAACGAATTGGACTGGACGATCCATCCAAAATCAGATTGACTGCACATAACTGCTATTCTCAGCAACCTAAGCCACAGCCTATTAAATACCGAGGGGTAGATCATTTGTCAGATATGTTGGTGCATTATAACCAG ATGTCTGATATATTGTATTATGAAGTCTTGGACATTCCCCTCCCGGAATTGCAAGGTCTCAAAAATCTGAAGGTTGCTTTTCATCATGCAACAAAAGATGAG GTGGTTATTCACAATATTAGGTTACCTAAACAGAGTACCGTTGGTGATGTTATTAATTTACTTAAGACAAAG GTTGAGTTATCTCATCCAGATGCGGAACTTAGATTGCTTGAAGTTTTCTATCATAAGATCTACAAG ATCTTTCCACAAAATGAAAGAATTGAGAATATAAATGACCAATACTGGACACTGCGAGTGGAGGAG ATCCctgaagaagagaaaaaccTTGGTCCTCAGGACCGTTTGATTCATGTATACCACTTCAGCAAAGAGACGGCACAAAACCAAATG caagtacaaaactTTGGGGAACCGTTTTTCTTGGTCATTCATGAAGGTGAGACCTTGGCTGATGTAAAAGTTCGCATTCAGAAGAAACTTCAAGTTCCAGATGAAGAGTTCTCAAAG TGGAAATTTGCATTTTTCTCCCTGGGGCGGCCAGAATATCTGCAGGATTCTGACATCGTCTCCAATCGTTTTCAG AGGAGAGACATTTATGGTGCTTGGGAACAGTACCTTGGGTTGGAGCATTCAGACACCACTCCCAAGAGGTCTTATGCTGTCAATCAT AACCGTGCCACATATGAGAAACCTGTGAAAATATACAACTGA
- the LOC103486722 gene encoding uncharacterized protein LOC103486722 isoform X2, with amino-acid sequence MEDLISNFSKTLAPFCNHLQNTSDALKHSMDRRPIPLEFEVDEDDEILNNVSTPGLHFELSSSMDGLNVSSSYQKSVSTAGLAKHSFEDDILLDDSLSLQNAGLSDVCLATLASEGNSTFSDPYEDLHTPKKFLEKPLGSNFPCQSAAQTVGAPEGEGEDHLTFKEPISPLITLSKDDFESLPSYMKGLASWEDLIVAAEKINSCLGMKGKGKNYILQDEISSLDLGPKARSFLLLLVRMKRVLVETIEGQISYRVL; translated from the exons atggAGGACTTGATCTCGAACTTCAGCAAAACTCTAGCGCCCTTTTGCAATCATCTCCAAAACACCAGCGATGCCCTAAAGCACTCCATGGATCGCCGCCCCATTCCTCTCG AGTTTGAGGTTGATGAAGATGACGAAATTCTTAACAATGTATCAACGCCTGGGTTGCATTTTGAGCTTTCAAGTTCCATGGATGGATTGAACGTATCGTCTTCTTACCAGAAATCAGTTTCCACGGCAGGACTTGCCAAGCATAGTTTCGAAGATGATATACT ACTCGACGACTCTTTAAGCTTACAAAATGCCGGGCTTTCCGATGTTTGTCTTGCCACTCTAGCATCCGAAG GCAACTCTACGTTCAGTGACCCGTACGAGGATTTGCATACACCAAAAAA ATTCTTAGAGAAACCACTTGGCTCAAATTTTCCATGCCAATCTGCAGCACAGACTGTGGGAGCCCCTGAAG GGGAAGGTGAAGATCACTTGACATTTAAAGAACCCATTTCACCTCTAATTACGCTATCAAAGGACGATTTTGAAAGCCTCCCATCATATATGAAGGGCCTAGCATCGTGGGAG GATCTCATCGTGGCTGCTGAGAAAATCAATTCATGCTTGGGGATGAAAGGCAAGGGAAAGAACTATATCCTTCAAGACGAAATTTCAAGTTTGGACCTTG GTCCCAAAGCAAGGTCTTTTCTACTTCTACTTGTGCGAATGAAGCGAGTACTTGTTGAAACGATTGAGGGTCAAATATCCTACAGAGTTTTATAG
- the LOC103486722 gene encoding uncharacterized protein LOC103486722 isoform X1 yields the protein MEDLISNFSKTLAPFCNHLQNTSDALKHSMDRRPIPLDSASSTFIQSLNRRVSAVNVDLNFLESMSLETVSFEELLGHVSEVYKKNETDLLELQKQLKGVGYVPEFEVDEDDEILNNVSTPGLHFELSSSMDGLNVSSSYQKSVSTAGLAKHSFEDDILLDDSLSLQNAGLSDVCLATLASEGNSTFSDPYEDLHTPKKFLEKPLGSNFPCQSAAQTVGAPEGEGEDHLTFKEPISPLITLSKDDFESLPSYMKGLASWEDLIVAAEKINSCLGMKGKGKNYILQDEISSLDLGPKARSFLLLLVRMKRVLVETIEGQISYRVL from the exons atggAGGACTTGATCTCGAACTTCAGCAAAACTCTAGCGCCCTTTTGCAATCATCTCCAAAACACCAGCGATGCCCTAAAGCACTCCATGGATCGCCGCCCCATTCCTCTCG ATTCGGCATCGTCGACCTTTATACAATCTCTCAACCGCCGTGTGTCGGCTGTTAACGTTGATCTCAACTTTCTTGAATCAATGTCCTTAGAAACTGTATCCTTCGAGGAGCTTTTAGGTCATGTTAGTGAAGTTTATAAGAAGAACGAAACTGATCTTTTGGAGCTACAGAAGCAGCTCAAGGGTGTTGGATATGTACCAG AGTTTGAGGTTGATGAAGATGACGAAATTCTTAACAATGTATCAACGCCTGGGTTGCATTTTGAGCTTTCAAGTTCCATGGATGGATTGAACGTATCGTCTTCTTACCAGAAATCAGTTTCCACGGCAGGACTTGCCAAGCATAGTTTCGAAGATGATATACT ACTCGACGACTCTTTAAGCTTACAAAATGCCGGGCTTTCCGATGTTTGTCTTGCCACTCTAGCATCCGAAG GCAACTCTACGTTCAGTGACCCGTACGAGGATTTGCATACACCAAAAAA ATTCTTAGAGAAACCACTTGGCTCAAATTTTCCATGCCAATCTGCAGCACAGACTGTGGGAGCCCCTGAAG GGGAAGGTGAAGATCACTTGACATTTAAAGAACCCATTTCACCTCTAATTACGCTATCAAAGGACGATTTTGAAAGCCTCCCATCATATATGAAGGGCCTAGCATCGTGGGAG GATCTCATCGTGGCTGCTGAGAAAATCAATTCATGCTTGGGGATGAAAGGCAAGGGAAAGAACTATATCCTTCAAGACGAAATTTCAAGTTTGGACCTTG GTCCCAAAGCAAGGTCTTTTCTACTTCTACTTGTGCGAATGAAGCGAGTACTTGTTGAAACGATTGAGGGTCAAATATCCTACAGAGTTTTATAG